A window of Campylobacter pinnipediorum subsp. pinnipediorum contains these coding sequences:
- a CDS encoding Fur family transcriptional regulator yields MQHVSLLKRFGLKVTPQRLSVLKVLDQHTHPTIDELYEEIKKENPSVSLATVYKNLNTLKDEGLVVEVNIINQKPRYDIYEYPHIHVVCDNCGYVQDVSYDDAELNKYQENLEKKLGNIIERLNLVANVKTCKKCR; encoded by the coding sequence ATGCAACATGTTTCCTTATTGAAGCGGTTTGGATTAAAAGTAACGCCCCAAAGACTTAGTGTTCTAAAAGTTTTAGATCAACACACACACCCAACCATAGATGAATTATACGAAGAGATAAAAAAAGAAAATCCATCTGTTTCGCTGGCTACTGTATATAAGAATTTAAACACACTAAAAGATGAAGGTTTGGTAGTTGAGGTTAATATAATAAATCAAAAACCAAGATATGATATATACGAATACCCTCATATTCATGTTGTTTGTGATAATTGTGGATATGTTCAAGATGTTAGCTATGATGATGCTGAACTTAATAAATACCAAGAAAATCTTGAGAAAAAGCTAGGCAATATTATAGAGCGGTTAAATCTAGTTGCTAATGTAAAAACTTGCAAAAAATGTAGATAA